CAGCGCGAATATACGGTGATTGTCTCCTGTGAAGGACGACATTTGGGGCAGGGCAGTGGCGGCAGTAAAAAAGCGGCCCAACAACAGGCGGCATGTCAAGCGCTGAAAGCTCTTGATGATGAATGCGACGGAGGGACGGCATAGGCTGTTCCCCCTTACGTTATAGAGCCTTGTGCAACAGGGTAGCGATACCATTTTCGCAACAACTTTTTCACTAAGAAAGAGATGATCACGTGACAGATTCAACCCGAACAGAGTCCACTTTCCGATCCGGATTTGTATCGATTGTCGGTCGACCCAATGTGGGGAAATCCACATTGCTCAATCAGATCCTTGGTCAGAAAATCGCCATTACAGCCAATAAGCCACAGACCACCCGTAACCGGATTCTCGGTATCCACAGCGAGGACAATGCCCAAGTATTATTCCTCGATACTCCGGGTATTCACAAGGCAACCGGTAAGCTCAACCAGTACATGGTTGACCAGGCGTTATCCGCCTGCCGTGGTGTTGATGTGGTGGTGTTTCTGGTTGAAGCCACTGACCGGGTCGGTGGTGGTGATGATTTCATTCTTGATGTGCTTGCACAGAGCGACATCCCGGTTGTGCTGGTGATCAATAAAGTCGATCTGGTGGAAAAAGACAAGTTGCTGCCTTTAATCGCCCAGTATGCTGAACGCTTTGACTTTAAAGAGATCATTCCGTTGTCGGCCCTTAATGGCAGTGGCGTGGAGCGCCTGGTGGCGTCGGTTCGAGACATGCTTCCCGAAGGCCCACCCTACTACCCTGAAGAGATGGTCACGGATTTGCCGGAGCGGTTTATTGTCGGCGAAATGATTCGTGAGAAAATTTTGCGCAAAACCCATCAGGAGGTGCCGTATGGGGTTGCAGTGCAGGTCGATAATTTTGAAGAGCGGCCCGGCAAGAACCTGATCGCGATTCAGGCGACCATTTATGTGGGTCGTGATGCGCATAAACGGATTCTGGTTGGTAAGGGCGGCAGCATGATCAAGCAGCTTGGTCAGGACGCCCGCAAGGAAATTGAACAGTTCCTTGATGCGCGGGTGTTTCTTGAACTGTTTGTTAAAGTGAAGAAAAACTGGATGGATTCTGAGCGCTTCTTGCGCGAGTTCGGGTACGAATAAAGTTTTCTGAAAAAGCCTTCCATGGCTTTTGAAAAAGAGGCGAATAACGCCCCTTTTAAGAGCTTAATTTTTTATACAGGTGAAACGTTATGTCTGTCGTCGCCATTGTCGGCCGCCCCAATGTGGGTAAATCAACCTTGTTTAACCGCATTCTCGGCGAACGCAAAGCCATTGTTGAAGATTATCCCGGTGTGACCCGGGATCGTAATTATGCCGATGTGACTCGTTACGATAAGCCGTTCACACTGATTGATACGGGCGGTTTTGAACCGGTCAGTGAAGTGCGTATGCTGGTGCAGATGCGTGAGCAGTCGCAATTGGCCATTGAAGAGGCCGATGTCATCCTGTTTGTCATGGATGGTCGCGATGGTTTGACGCCGTCCGATGAAGAGGTTGCCGAAATGTTGCGCCGGGTCGATAAGCCGGTGTTGTTTGTCGTCAATAAGGTTGATGGCGACAAGCAGGAAGAGCAGGCGGCTGAATTCTATTCCTTGGGCATTGAGCATTTTTTCGTTACCTCGGCAGAGCATGGTCGTGGCATGGGCGAGCTCATGGCCGCGATTCTTGATGAGTTGCCTGAAGTGAAAACTGTCGAGGACGATAGTGCTGAGGTGCGACTGGCAGTGATTGGGCGCCCCAATGTCGGCAAGTCCTCTTTGGTTAATAAGCTGCTTGGTTACGAACGCGTGGTGGCAAACCCGACGGCGGGAACCACGCGCGATAGTGTCGATACCCCCTTTACTTACAATAATCAGCGTTATGTGCTGATTGATACGGCCGGAATTCGACGTAAGGGAAAAGTCAGCCAGAAACTTGAAAAGTATTCCGTGGTTCAGGCCCTCAAAGGGATGGATCGGGCGCATGTGGTGATGGTGGTGATCGATGCCGAAGAGGGGATTACCGAACAGGATCTGACCATTGCCGGCTATGCCTATGACCGCGGCCGGGCCGTGGTGCTGGTTGTCAATAAGTGGGATACTCTGACCAAAGATAACCAGACCATGAAAAAGTTTACTGACGAAGTCCGTGGCCAATTTAAATTTTTGTCTTTTGCGCCGATTATGTTTGTTTCCGCGCTGACCGGCCAGCGCGTGGCCAAAATTATGGAGACAGTTGAGGACGTGGCCCAGCAGTTTAACCGCAAGATCTCCACAGCGGAGTTGAACCGGGTTCTCAAGCAGGCTGAGGAGGCTCACCCACCGGCCATGTATCATGGCAAGCGGGTTAAACTGTTTTATATTACCCAGACAGCGGTGCGGCCGCCGAGCTTTACCATCTTTGTCAACAAAGAGAAAGGGGTTCATTTCTCTTATCGCCGCTACCTTGCGAATAAAATCCGCCAGCCGTTCGGTTTTAGTGGCTGTCCGATCCGGATTACCTATCGCGATCGGGAGCATTAATCTCCTGAAAAAGGAAACGTGCAGGTAAATACATTTCTGGTGGTTTTGGCGCAGTCTGTTAAGGACAGGTTGAGGTTTTGTGCTATACTCCTGATAGTGTATTCATAATACATTAAAAATGATGCTCTGACAGGGAGGCCATTGTGGCGAAACGAACCATACTTGTTGTTGAAGATGAAGAAAGTTTGTTGAAGCTCGAAAGTATTCTGCTGACCTCCAAGGGGTACGAAGTTATTGGTGTTCCCAACGGATTAGCCGCATTGGATGTGTTGGACAAAGAGAAGGTCGACCTGGTTCTGCTCGATATCATGCTACCTGAGATCGATGGCTTTGAAGTCTGTCGTCGCATCAAGAACAACCCGGAAACCCAGAAGTTGCCGGTCATTATGCTGACCGCTAAGAAGAGTCATGAAGATATGTCTCGCGGAGATGAAGTGGGTGCCGATTGGTATGTCACCAAGCCTTTTAAGTCAGCAAAGGTGATTGAGACCATCGAACGATTCATCGAAGGGGCTCCCTAGCGGGAAGCTGTTTACGCGACAAACGGCGAAATGGGGGAGCTTGTGCCCACGGATAACACGTCGTTTGCTTGACAACTCCTTGAGATAAGTGTTATATGCTGTCACGCTCAAACGAGCGTGACTTTTCTTTTTTTATACTACGTGTTTGGAGGTTCCTTTGGCAAAGGAAGAAGCAATTGAAGTAGAAGGTACAGTCATTGAGCCACTGCCCAATGCCATGTTTCGCGTCAAGCTAGATAACGACCATGTTGTTCTAGCCCACATTTCCGGGAAAATGCGCAAATTTTATATCCGCATTCTGCCTGGTGACCGTGTCACGGTTGAGTTGTCACCTTACGATTTGACGCGCGGCCGGATCACTTACCGGGAAAAATAAGATTCATTTACCGCCTTCATAGATCGACGTGTATCCAGGCGATTGAATCCATATACGTAAAAAGCCGGCCAAGGCCGGTTTTTTTCATTGAATAACGACCTTGCTCTTGCGCACGGAGGCAACATGGAAGAGCGTTACGAACCGATCGGTATTGAACTGGCCTGGCAAAAAGCCTGGGCCGATTCCAATAAGTTTTCTGTATCTGAAAAATCGGATAAGGAAAAATTCTATCTTCTGGAGATGTTCCCGTATCCCTCCGGTCGAATTCACATGGGCCACGTCCGCAACTACTCCATTGGTGATGTCGTTGCGCGATTCAAGCGTCTGCAAGGCTACAATGTCCTTCATCCCATGGGCTGGGATGCCTTCGGCATGCCGGCGGAAAATGCCGCCATTCAGCATGGCATCCACCCGGCCAAATGGACGGTTGAGAACATTGCCAATATGCGTCTGCAGCTCAAGCGCATGGGGCTGTCCTACGATTGGGATCGTGAGTTTGCCACCTGTGATGTCGACTACTACAAGTGGGAACAGCTGATCTTTCTCAAGATGTTTGAGAAAGGGCTGGCTTACAAGAAGAGTTCGTCGGTGAATTGGTGTCCGACCTGTCAGACCGTTCTGGCCAATGAGCAGGTGGAAGACGATGCCTGCTGGCGTTGTGGCACGGTGGTGGAAGATAAAGAACTCGATCAGTGGTTCTTTAAAATCACCAATTATGCCCAGGAGCTGCTTGACGAGATCGACAAAATGGCTGGCTGGCCGGATTCCGTCCTGACCATGCAGCGCAACTGGATCGGTCGCAGCACTGGTTGTGAAGTTGCCTTTCCACTGGAAAATACCCTCGATAAAATCAAGGTTTTCACCACCCGGCAGGACACCCTGTACGGTGCCACGTTTATGAGCTTGGCCCCCGAGCATCCCAAAGCACTGGAGCTGACTACCGATGACCAGCGCGAGGCGGTGGAAGCGTTTATTGCCAAGGTGCGTACTCAGGATAAAAAGAATCGCACCAGTGAAGACTTCGAAAAAGAGGGGGTCTTTACCGGTTCCTACTGCATCAATCCGCTTACACGGCGCAAAATGCCGATCTATCTGGCTAACTTTGTTTTGATGGACTACGGTACCGGCGCGGTTATGGCCGTTCCGACCCATGATCAACGAGACTTCGAATTTGCCAAAAAATACGATCTGCCGCTGGTGGTGGTGATTCAGCCGGAAGATGAGAACATCGATCCGGAAACCATGGCCGAAGCCTGGACAGGACCCGGCAAGATGGTCAATTCGGATCGCTTTGACGGCCTCGATAACGAAGCTGCCAAAGAACAGATTGCCGATTACCTGGCCAAAGAGGGGATTGGCGAGAAAACCGTTAACTTCCGTCTGCGTGATTGGGGCGTTTCGCGTCAACGTTACTGGGGCACACCGATTCCCATCATCTATTGTGATCAGTGCGGTGTGGTTCCGGTGCCGGAAAAAGATCTGCCGGTAGTTCTGCCTACCGATGTTGAATTTACCGGTGAAGGTGGTAGTCCGCTGGCTAAGCATAAAGAGTTCTATACGGTCAGTTGTCCGCAGTGTGGTGAAGTGGCGCGACGCGAAACCGATACGTTTGACACCTTTGTTGAGAGTTCCTGGTATTTCGCCCGCTATGCCTGCCCTGATTTTGCTTCCGGACCCATCGACCGTGCCGCAGCGGAATACTGGTTGCCGGTGGATCAATATATCGGCGGTGTTGAACATGCGGTCATGCATCTGCTTTATGCGCGTTTCTTCACCAAGGTGATGCGCGATCTGGGATTGATGGATGTCGATGAGCCGTTTACTAACCTGCTCACTCAAGGCATGGTGTGCAAGGAGACCCAATCCTGCCCTGAGCATGGCTGGCTGTATCCTGAACAGGTGGAAAACGGTAAATGTACTCAGTGTGGCAAACCGGTGACCATTGGTCGTACCGAAAAGATGAGTAAGTCGAAGATGAACGTTGTTGATCCTGACAAACTCATTGCCACGTATGGTGCCGATACGGCACGTCTGTTCTCACTGTTTGCCGCTCCTCCGGAAAAAGACCTCGAATGGAATGATCAGAGTGTTGAAGGGTGTTACCGTTTCCTAAATCGAGTGTGGCGGGCCGTCTATGACAACCAGGATATTCTCAAAAATGCCGCTGCTCCAGAGACCGAGGGCGATGCCAAGGCATTGCGTCGCATGACTCATCGCACCATCAAAAAGGTGACTGAAGACATTGATGGCCGTTTCCATTTCAATACGGCGATTGCCGCAGTTATGGAGTTGGTTAACGCGATTTACGGTTTCGAAAAGAAAGCCGAGTATCCCGGTGCGGTAAAAGAAGCTCTGGAAGCCGCGGTTCGTTTGTTGGCACCATTTGTTCCTCATGTTACTGAAGAGTTGTGGGCTAACCTGGGGCATGAAGAGGATTTGGAAACCGCTGGTTGGCCAGAGTATGATACGGCTGCCATGGTCGAGGACGAAAAGCTTATCGTCATCCAGGTTAACGGCAAAGTACGCTCCAAGATCACGGTTTCCGCGTCAGCCGGCAAGGATGAGGTCGAAAAGGCCGCTCTGGCCGATGAAACGGTCCAGCGCTTCATTGGTGACGGCACGGTGCGTAAAGTGATCGTGGTTCCCGGTAAACTGGTTAATGTGGTGGCATCATGAGACGTCTGACGCTCCTGCTTATCGGCATCACGTTGTTGGTCTGTGCGTGTGGCTACCATCTGCCGGGACGTGGCGATGCGTTGCCGGAAGATATCCAGACGGTCTATGTGGAACCGTTTCAAAATAAAACGACCGAGCCGTTTCTGGAAACACCGCTGACCAATGAAGTGCGTGACCAGTTTTCCCGCCGCCGTACGGTGGAAATTGTCGCCAGCGCTGATCTGGCTGATGCGATTCTCACCGGCACCATTGTCAGCTACCGCGCCAGCACTGTTTCTTATGATCGCAACGATGATATCACTGAATATCGTGCGACTATGATCGTTGATGCGGTTCTGACGCGGGCCAATGGCGAGGAAGTGATCTGGCAGGGTACTGTGAGTTGGAAAGAGGAGTTCTATGCCAATGATGATCGTGCTCAGCAGGATTACAACGAAACACTGGCTCAAGAAGACCTGCACCGTCGTCTGGCTCAGGAACTTTATAACAGTTTGACCGATAACTTCTGATTGCGGCTGCCATGACTCCGGCCGATCTGAATAAAGCCATTAGTGCCAACAAGCTTCCTTCCCTGTTGTTTCTCTACGGGGAGGAAGCTTTTCTGTTGGAACAATCCCTCAAACATCTTCTTAATACTGCCGTAGACCCGGCAACGCGTGATTTCAACCTACTGGTTCTTTCCGGTAAGGATGCGGACCCGACTCTGGTCATGGATACCGCCCGAACCTTTCCGGCGTTTGCCGAGCGGCGAGTGGTCGTTATCAAACAGGCTCAGGATCTTTCCGCAGGGACACTGGACGCATTAGTTCCTTACATTCAGGAACCTGCTGCCGAATGTTGTCTGGTGTTTTGCGCCAACCGGATCGATAAACGGAAGAAATTTTTCCAGAGTTTCAAGAAAACCGGTGAACTGATCGAGTTTAAGCCGCTGTTCGCCAATAAAATTCCAGCGTTTGTGCGTGATCAGGCGCGCCAGTTCGGCAAACAGTTCAGTGAAGATGGTTTGTCGTTGTTCTGTAAACGGGTAGGAACCTATCTGACGGAAATACACGGCGAGTTGCTGAAGTTGGCCAGTTACCTGGGAGACAAACCCGTCATTGACGTTGATGATGTGGCGGCCGTTGTTTGTGACACCCGGGTGGACAGCATTTTTGATCTGACCGATGTGGTTGGTGCACGCAAGCTGCCGCAAGCGTTAACGCTAAGCGAACGTCTGCAACTTGAAGGGGAAGCCCCGCTGAAAATTCTCGCCATGCTGACGCGTCATTTCCGTCAGTTATGGAAAACCCGGTCTTTGTTGGAGCAAGGGGCATCTCAGCAGGATGTGGCTAAAGCCGTGCGCATTAATCCTTATTTTGTTGAGCGGATTATGCGCCAATCGCGCCAATTTGACATGGCAACCTATCCGAAAGCGTTTGAACTGTTTTTGCAGATGGATCTGGCCATGAAGTCGAGTGGCGCTCATCCTCAGGCTTTGCTCCAGAAGTTGCTGACAGATCTGGTGTATCTGAGCTAAAAACAACTACGGTCAATAACAAGGCAAGAGAGACTCCCTCGTTTTTGTTGTGACCGGCGGTGATTGTCAGGCAAAAAAAAAGGAGCCCTCAGGGCTCCTTTTTTTAACTCATTGTTCGGTAAAGCGATTAGGCGAGAGTGTTGACCAGTTTGGTCAGACGGCTGATCTTACGGCTGGCAGTCGCTTTGTGAATGATGCCGCGAGTTGCCATTTTGTCAATGTAGGGAACCGCTTGGGTCAGAGCCGCGGTCGCTGCGTCTTTGTTCTGTTCAGCAACAGCCAGGCGAACATTCTTGACCATGGTGCGCATGGTGGAACGGGCTTGAGTGTTGCGGTCACGACGAACGATGCTTTGCTTGTTACGCTTCAGGGCAGACTTATGATTAGCCATTGAATTTCTCCATCAATTGGTGTTGTTGTTTTTAGGTAACGAAGAGAGGTTATAGCACTGCCTTGAGGTGTGTGTCAATATTATAACTTGCTAACCGTATTGTTAAATACTTAACAATATCAAAGGACTACGATTTTTCCTGTTGGTATTAAAATAAAATAATCCCTTTTGGTGCTTATGTCGGAACAAAGAAAAATTACACTGGCAGCCGGAATACTCAGTCTGGCAACTCTGATCAGCCGTTTTGCCGGATTGGCGCGGGATATGGTGATCGCCACTCTGTTTGGTGCCGGGCTCGGCAGTGATGCCTTTTTTATGGCGTTCACCATACCGAACCTTTTGCGACGTTTTTTCGCTGAAGGCTCGCTGACCGCAGCTTTTGTACCGACTTTCAGTCAGGTGCGTGAACAACAGGGAGAACAGGCCGCGCAGCGGGTGATGGTGTTGTGCTGGTCTCTGCTGGCCACAGTTATGGTTGTCGTGACCATGCTCGGCATTGTTCTGGCCCCAGGGCTGGTACAGATGATTGCCCATGGTTTTGGGGAGATCGCCGGCAAACTGGAATTAACCGTTTCTCTGACCCGCATTATGTTTCCTTACATCTTCTTCGTCAGCCTGCTGGCGTTGTTGACCGGTGTGCTGAATGTCTACGGTCATTATTTCGTGCCGGCCATCTCTCCGTTGGTGCTTAATCTGGCAATGATTAGCAGTGCCTTGTTGCTCCATCACCGTTTTGTCATGCCCATCGAAGCACTGGCCTGGGGTGTCATTACCGGCGGCGTGTTGCAGTTGACCATGACGTTACCGGTGTTGCGACGCTATGGTCTTCGACTCGGCTGGCAATGGAACTGGCACGATTCCACAGTGCGGCGCATCATTTTATTGATGGTGCCGGGCATTGCCGGTGTCGCTATCTACCAGATCAACGTGGTGGTCACCCGGTTGTTGTCATCCTTTCTGGAACAGGGCAGCGTCTCCTATCTCTACTACGGCCAACGCCTGTTTGAATTTCCCCAGGGGATCTTTATTGTTTCGCTGGCTCAAGCCGTGTTGCCGACCATGAGCCGTCAGGCCGCCGCAGGCGAGGTGGATGAGGTCAAGCGGTCGCTGCGTTATGCGTTAAGTCTTATTGTCCTGGTCACGTTGCCCGCAGGCGTGGGGTTGATTGTCTGTGCTGAACCGATCTTCAGCCAGTTGTTCATGCAGGGCGCCTTTGGATTTGCGGATGTTCAACAAACCGCCCTGGCTTTGGCTGCCTATGCACCGGGTCTGGTGTTCGTCGGCATCAGTCGGGTGATCGTTCCGACGTTTTATGCACTTCAGGATACCCGGACCCCGGTGTGGATTTCGTTCTGGACATTGCTGGCTAATGTGGCTTTCGGTCTGCTGTTGATGGGACAATTCCAGCATATTGGTTTGGCGGCTGCCTTGACACTGTCCTCGGTGGTCAACAGCGTGATACTGCTGGTGATGCTGCGCCGAAAAATTGGCAGATTGGGCTTGAAAGCGCTGTGGGTGACGAACCTCAAAGCCCTGCTGGCGTGCGCTGTTATGGCGGTGGTGGTTGATAGGGTGTTATTGCTGGGAGAGTGGTCGGCCGGTTTGACGCCGGTCAACGCGATGATTCTTAGTGGGAGTATCGTCGGCGGTGTGGCCAGTTACCTGCTGGTTGGTCGTCTGGTGAAAATTGCCGAACTCAAGGAGTTGCAGGCCATTGTCCAGCGCAAACTGCGGCGGGGTTAATCCCAACTAAGCGTTTTCCAGAGCACCAACCTGACGTAAAGCTTCGTAGAGCACAATGCCCGCCGAGGTAGACAGGTTGAGGCTGCGTACGGCATCACAACTCATGGGGATGCGCAGGCAACGTTGCGGGTGGCGCTCAAGCAGCTCTTTGGGCAGTCCCTTGGTCTCCTTGCCGAATACGATGAAATCTCCCGGGTGAAACGTCGCCTGACTATGGACAAGGTGGGCGGTTTTCGAGGTGTACCACCAGCGACCCTCAGGGTAGGCCTGTTCCAGTTGTTCCAGACTGTCCCAGCGATGCAGAGGCACGTGGGGCCAATAATCGAGACCGGCGCGTTTCAGATAACGGTCATCCAGAGAAAAACCCAACTTGCCTACCAGGTGGAGATGGGTCTGGGTTCCGGCACACAATCGGGCAATATTACCGGTGTTGGGTGGGATCTCCGGTTCCACCAGTACTATATGAAAAGGCGGATCAATCATGATGTCTGTCGCTCTGCTGATTTGCGCCAGCGCCGGTGCACCCAGAACCACTGGTCCGGTTGTTGGCGGATGGCTTCTTCAACAATGTCGGTGAGTTTTTGGGTGCAGTCCTGAACCGCTTGCTTGGTGGCCGGCCCGTCAAAGACCAGCGGCGGATGGATAACGACCCGGTAATTATAATCTTCCTGACGATAGACAAACACCGGGACGATGGGTGTTTGATTCTTCAGGGCGATCTGTGGAATGATCGGTGTGGCGTAGGCGGGCCGGTTAAAAAAGTTGACGACGATTCCCTGCTTTTTGGAGACATGCTGATCAAGCAGCAGACACACCATGCGCTGATCCGTCAGGGCACGGATGATGCGACGCGCCCCTTTTTTACTGTCGAGGCACCGACCGCCGGCACCTTCACGTTGATTCTGAATGAAGCGGTCGACAAACGGGTTGCGGATTTTCTTAGCGACAAAATCGACTGGATAGCCGAGAATCGGCATAAAAAAAGTGCCCGCCTCCCAGAAACCGACATGACCGGTGAGTAGAAACGCTCCCTGCTGTTGTTTCTTGAGGGCTTGCAGATGTTCCAGACCATCAAAGGTGAAATGGTCATCGACATCACGACGGGTGGTAAAATGATTGAGGCGTAGCATTTCCATGCTGCTGATGCCGAGGTGTTCAAACACCTTACGGATCATGGACTCAATCCACGCACTGTCTTTATCCGGATATGCTTTGCGCAGGTTGTCACGCGCTGTGGCCACGCGCTTGGGCTGAAAAAAACGGCTGGCACGTCCAAGCTGGCGCCCGAGTTTGAGTGCCCACAGGCGGGGCAGCAGGCGGGCAATACCGACAAACAGGAAGAACGGTGCCGCTTCAAGATAATTCTGTAAGGTTTCTTTATTCATAAGGTCTCAACGGTGTTAGCAGGCTGTGAAAATCAGCCTGAATGAGGCGTGTTCATCCTCGTGATTAGAACCGACCGGATACTACCACGGTGAAAAAGGTTCAGCAAGCAAGTGCTCTGTCTACACCAAATCTTCATGTTGACAGCAATGCATGTAACAAACAAAGTGAAGGCTATGGATTACTTTTTTCTCGATGCCCTGATTCGGCAGATTCAACCGCAATTGCACGGGGCTTTGGTCAATAAAATATATCAGCCGCAGTCTGATACCCTGGTGTTTAAAATGTGGAACGGTCGCCAGGAAGTGCGTTTGGTGATGCGACTTGGTCCGGCTGCGGCAGAACTTTATCTGACCGATCAGAATGCGCGTAACCCAATGCGTCCACCGCGCTTCTGCCAACTGCTGCGGGCTCGGCTGCATCGCCTCGAATCTATCCGCCTTGATCCCATGGATCGGATTGTCCGGCTGCATTTCAATGGCAAAGAGGGGCAGAGCTCTACGTTGGTAGCAACCTTCTTTGGTCGTGATGCCAATCTGAGCTTACTCAATGACGAGGGTCAACTTGTCGATGTATTGCATAGACAGAATGCCCGGTTTCAAGAACCGTCCGAACTCTTAGCCGATCAAATTGCCCTGATCGATCTTGTCCAATGGTTACGGGATCACGAGCCCCCGGAATCCATACAAACGTTTTTGAGTGAGCGCGTTGTGCCCATGAGTCGTGCTGTTGCGTCTTCACTGGTTACGACAACAGAGCAGAATCCTCTGATTCAACAGGTTGGAGCCTTTGTTACGGCGTGGCAGCAGGGACAACTTAAACCTCGCTGTCGTGGAAAGCGACTGACCATGTGGTTAACCGGTGACGATGAGGCGGCATCAAACCTGAGCCGCTATGCCCGTGAGCATGGTGCTGGAAAAGGGCCGGATGATCTGGGCAGGGTGGTCCAAAAAGCTCTGAAGCGTCTTTACAAACGTCTGGCGAGTATTGATGCCCAATGGCAGGAGTGCGAACAGGCCGATCTTTTCCGTCAGCAGGCTGACCTGCTCAGTGCCCAACGACATCTTCTCAAGCGAGGCATGACAGATGTTGAGGTGACAGACTATTATCAGGACCCACCTGTGATGTGTCGTTTAAAGCTGGACCCGGCAAAGGCACCGCAGGAAAACATCGATCAGTATTACAAACGCTACAGCAAGGCTAAGCGAGGTCTTGATCATTGTCTGCGCCGTCATGAGCAGACGGAGCAGGAAATCGCCTGGCTTGAAGAGATTACCGAGCAACTGGAAAGTGACTCTGCCGGCGACCTGGACGTCATTCGCCAGGAGTTGATCGAAGCCGGGATCTACCGCCCGCAAAATACCCTGAATCGTGAGACGCGGCGGACTTCTCCGGCGGATCTGATGCGTAAGACGGTTTCGCCCGCTGGGTGGCCGGTGTTGTGGGGACGTAACAATAAAACCAACGATTATCTAAGTAAACAGATGCTTAAAGCCAATGACCTGTGGTTCCATGCGCATCTGATGCCGGGGAGTCACGTGGTTCTCAAATGTGATGGCGCAGACGTAGCCGAAGAGGATGTGCTGTTTGCTGCGGCCATTGCCGCCCGTTTTTGTCGTGGAAAAAACAGTTCCAAGGTTGAAGTGATGGTGGCCTACGGCAAGCATGTTAAGCGGGTGAAAAATGCCCCTCCCGGATTGGTGACCGTGGATGAATTTCGCACGGTGATGGTCGCTCCGGCACAAGAGGTCAAGGAAGCGTAAGCGGCAACCATTTTTTTGTTGCATTTCCCCATACTG
This genomic window from Desulfuromonas acetoxidans DSM 684 contains:
- the murJ gene encoding murein biosynthesis integral membrane protein MurJ; this translates as MSEQRKITLAAGILSLATLISRFAGLARDMVIATLFGAGLGSDAFFMAFTIPNLLRRFFAEGSLTAAFVPTFSQVREQQGEQAAQRVMVLCWSLLATVMVVVTMLGIVLAPGLVQMIAHGFGEIAGKLELTVSLTRIMFPYIFFVSLLALLTGVLNVYGHYFVPAISPLVLNLAMISSALLLHHRFVMPIEALAWGVITGGVLQLTMTLPVLRRYGLRLGWQWNWHDSTVRRIILLMVPGIAGVAIYQINVVVTRLLSSFLEQGSVSYLYYGQRLFEFPQGIFIVSLAQAVLPTMSRQAAAGEVDEVKRSLRYALSLIVLVTLPAGVGLIVCAEPIFSQLFMQGAFGFADVQQTALALAAYAPGLVFVGISRVIVPTFYALQDTRTPVWISFWTLLANVAFGLLLMGQFQHIGLAAALTLSSVVNSVILLVMLRRKIGRLGLKALWVTNLKALLACAVMAVVVDRVLLLGEWSAGLTPVNAMILSGSIVGGVASYLLVGRLVKIAELKELQAIVQRKLRRG
- a CDS encoding lysophospholipid acyltransferase family protein translates to MNKETLQNYLEAAPFFLFVGIARLLPRLWALKLGRQLGRASRFFQPKRVATARDNLRKAYPDKDSAWIESMIRKVFEHLGISSMEMLRLNHFTTRRDVDDHFTFDGLEHLQALKKQQQGAFLLTGHVGFWEAGTFFMPILGYPVDFVAKKIRNPFVDRFIQNQREGAGGRCLDSKKGARRIIRALTDQRMVCLLLDQHVSKKQGIVVNFFNRPAYATPIIPQIALKNQTPIVPVFVYRQEDYNYRVVIHPPLVFDGPATKQAVQDCTQKLTDIVEEAIRQQPDQWFWVHRRWRKSAERQTS
- a CDS encoding tRNA (cytidine(34)-2'-O)-methyltransferase, whose amino-acid sequence is MIDPPFHIVLVEPEIPPNTGNIARLCAGTQTHLHLVGKLGFSLDDRYLKRAGLDYWPHVPLHRWDSLEQLEQAYPEGRWWYTSKTAHLVHSQATFHPGDFIVFGKETKGLPKELLERHPQRCLRIPMSCDAVRSLNLSTSAGIVLYEALRQVGALENA
- a CDS encoding Rqc2 family fibronectin-binding protein, encoding MDYFFLDALIRQIQPQLHGALVNKIYQPQSDTLVFKMWNGRQEVRLVMRLGPAAAELYLTDQNARNPMRPPRFCQLLRARLHRLESIRLDPMDRIVRLHFNGKEGQSSTLVATFFGRDANLSLLNDEGQLVDVLHRQNARFQEPSELLADQIALIDLVQWLRDHEPPESIQTFLSERVVPMSRAVASSLVTTTEQNPLIQQVGAFVTAWQQGQLKPRCRGKRLTMWLTGDDEAASNLSRYAREHGAGKGPDDLGRVVQKALKRLYKRLASIDAQWQECEQADLFRQQADLLSAQRHLLKRGMTDVEVTDYYQDPPVMCRLKLDPAKAPQENIDQYYKRYSKAKRGLDHCLRRHEQTEQEIAWLEEITEQLESDSAGDLDVIRQELIEAGIYRPQNTLNRETRRTSPADLMRKTVSPAGWPVLWGRNNKTNDYLSKQMLKANDLWFHAHLMPGSHVVLKCDGADVAEEDVLFAAAIAARFCRGKNSSKVEVMVAYGKHVKRVKNAPPGLVTVDEFRTVMVAPAQEVKEA